In Mucilaginibacter celer, one DNA window encodes the following:
- a CDS encoding mechanosensitive ion channel family protein — protein MLLDEYYSQFHHWLINRGPSYLGGVIIFFIGLWFIRWLRNRLRMRMTHRQVHSSLQPFFLSLTITALYVLLVIWVMNIIGWEMTIFTTIIGAFSVAAGLALSGTFQNFAGGVLILLLKPFEVDDSIVAQGQDGKVVSIQMFYTVLITADNKTVIIPNGKLFNEVIVNVTREGRRRLDFEMRVGYNNDMEKVKAIMTGVVNASKDILHEPAARVGVISLDNDCVRFTVNVWVDPAEFLNAKINLQETMLKQLAAGGVSFPKPGSN, from the coding sequence ATGTTACTGGACGAATACTACTCGCAATTTCACCACTGGCTCATTAACCGCGGCCCAAGTTACTTAGGTGGAGTAATTATATTTTTTATTGGTTTATGGTTTATCAGGTGGTTGCGTAACCGCTTGCGGATGCGTATGACCCACCGGCAGGTGCACTCGTCGCTCCAACCTTTCTTTTTAAGCCTCACCATTACGGCCCTGTATGTTTTACTCGTGATCTGGGTAATGAACATTATAGGTTGGGAAATGACCATTTTCACCACCATTATCGGCGCGTTTTCGGTGGCGGCAGGTTTAGCCTTATCCGGAACGTTTCAAAATTTTGCCGGCGGTGTACTCATCCTGTTGTTAAAACCTTTTGAAGTTGATGACAGCATTGTTGCCCAGGGCCAGGATGGTAAAGTGGTATCTATCCAGATGTTTTATACCGTATTGATCACTGCCGATAACAAAACGGTGATCATCCCCAACGGTAAGCTATTTAACGAAGTTATTGTTAACGTAACCCGCGAGGGCCGCCGCCGTCTTGATTTTGAGATGCGGGTTGGCTATAATAACGATATGGAAAAGGTAAAAGCCATTATGACCGGCGTTGTTAATGCCAGTAAGGATATTTTACATGAGCCCGCAGCCCGCGTGGGCGTAATTAGCCTGGATAATGATTGTGTGCGATTTACCGTTAATGTTTGGGTTGATCCTGCCGAGTTTCTGAACGCCAAAATAAACCTGCAGGAAACTATGTTA